In Providencia rettgeri, the following proteins share a genomic window:
- a CDS encoding fatty acid desaturase family protein codes for MSSEPLRPLGYQHRHDQAFQKALNMAAKHYLQQRADHRFADTRFYLKSLTLIFCCLGSYAIALCVNTSWAFFIFYPLFICFALLLAINLVHDASHNAIFKQAKANYWLNFWVTIPLGLDPECWRVRHIIFHHAHTNIRHYDLDIEENFVLRQTPYQRWYPFMRAQHLYWPLIAAMTFPALIWFFDWMDRFHLTRVAPHMRHQGHRGIGSFLLAKLLHLIVAIAIPAFVITDIGLATLIFTYLFSQMFASLIFVVLILGTHWAKATFYTPPKEGNMPHGFYTHTFSTTYDWQTTPRWLTYWLGGLNLHLTHHLFPNWNHRHYPALAKIIEQTAKQFSMDYHCISAKELFIYQQQFLKEMGTGKQADKH; via the coding sequence ATGTCCTCTGAGCCGCTAAGGCCGTTAGGCTACCAACATCGCCATGATCAAGCGTTCCAAAAAGCGTTGAACATGGCGGCCAAACACTATTTACAACAGAGGGCTGATCACCGGTTTGCTGATACACGCTTTTATTTAAAGAGCCTAACTTTAATCTTTTGTTGCTTAGGCAGCTACGCCATTGCGTTATGCGTTAACACGTCTTGGGCATTTTTTATTTTTTACCCTCTATTTATTTGCTTCGCATTGTTATTGGCGATTAACTTAGTTCACGATGCTTCCCATAATGCGATTTTCAAACAGGCCAAAGCCAACTATTGGCTCAATTTTTGGGTCACTATTCCATTGGGGTTAGACCCTGAATGTTGGCGAGTCAGGCATATTATTTTTCACCATGCGCACACCAATATTCGTCATTATGATTTAGATATTGAAGAAAATTTTGTCTTACGGCAAACGCCTTATCAGCGCTGGTACCCGTTTATGCGAGCTCAGCATCTGTATTGGCCATTAATTGCCGCAATGACTTTCCCCGCATTGATTTGGTTCTTTGATTGGATGGACAGATTTCATTTGACGCGCGTCGCCCCTCATATGCGCCATCAAGGCCACCGGGGTATTGGGTCATTTTTATTGGCTAAGTTACTGCATTTAATTGTTGCAATAGCCATACCTGCGTTTGTTATCACAGATATTGGTTTAGCGACCTTGATATTCACCTACTTATTTAGCCAAATGTTTGCTTCTCTCATATTTGTTGTATTGATACTTGGCACCCATTGGGCGAAAGCAACTTTTTATACGCCTCCCAAAGAAGGTAATATGCCACATGGTTTTTATACTCATACTTTTTCAACCACTTATGACTGGCAAACCACACCTCGTTGGCTAACCTATTGGTTGGGAGGGTTAAACTTGCATCTTACCCATCATCTATTTCCCAATTGGAATCACCGCCATTACCCTGCCCTTGCTAAGATCATTGAGCAAACCGCCAAACAGTTTTCGATGGATTATCATTGTATTAGCGCGAAAGAATTGTTTATTTACCAACAGCAGTTTTTAAAAGAAATGGGAACGGGCAAGCAAGCAGATAAGCACTGA
- a CDS encoding polysaccharide deacetylase family protein, which produces MSKRLLFLLCILLTSSLPQSLASEIVNNTDDWRLTDIPPKLVQTKQPEIIFAMIAGEMRAVAELNAEHGFYAYSPSGDYCAMQFGNDYAFVKTVSFSNQKPRYVPEVDRLNDLQNPIYDYLVTHQKTAIYSSTQSNGKQIASLWENLRYPVLARMIKTDKAGEKTAWLTIRIGDRLGYVRLDDVTLDKGIPILTYHHILKDSENKHFRDTSTTTSVEAFREQMNYLKQEGYQTLSLADVEDYLNKSANLPGKAVVLTFDDGLKSVYRYALPILRHNRQQATLFIISSRIKTQPQKWSADTLQFMSKQEIKDSRDVFNIQSHTHFLHRLDNHNSPILFSRKEHTIMLDFKRSMKILSRFEPKQRYLAYPFGGYNASAMEAGREAGLHLALTTIQGKVKLGDNPFALKRLYAFRSDPLEKFAQMVGNSEKSVVNQNIIIDR; this is translated from the coding sequence ATGTCTAAACGATTACTTTTTTTGCTCTGTATTTTATTGACGAGCTCTTTACCTCAATCTTTGGCTTCTGAAATCGTCAACAACACAGATGATTGGCGGTTAACTGACATACCCCCCAAGCTAGTGCAAACGAAACAGCCTGAAATTATTTTTGCCATGATTGCTGGAGAAATGCGCGCTGTCGCAGAACTTAACGCAGAACACGGTTTTTATGCCTATTCTCCTTCGGGAGATTATTGTGCAATGCAGTTTGGCAATGATTATGCTTTTGTAAAAACAGTATCGTTTTCTAACCAAAAACCCCGTTATGTACCTGAAGTGGATAGGCTAAATGATTTACAAAACCCCATTTATGATTATTTAGTCACACACCAAAAAACAGCGATATACAGTTCAACTCAGAGTAATGGTAAGCAAATTGCCTCTTTATGGGAAAACCTGCGTTACCCTGTGTTAGCACGGATGATTAAAACGGATAAGGCTGGTGAAAAAACGGCATGGCTAACTATTCGTATAGGGGATAGGCTCGGTTATGTGCGCTTAGATGATGTTACATTGGATAAAGGCATTCCAATTTTAACCTATCACCATATTCTCAAAGACAGTGAAAATAAGCATTTTCGTGACACGTCAACGACGACATCCGTAGAAGCATTTCGCGAACAAATGAATTATTTAAAACAAGAGGGCTACCAGACCCTTTCGCTTGCTGACGTGGAAGATTATCTGAATAAATCCGCCAATCTACCCGGTAAGGCGGTTGTGCTGACATTTGACGACGGTTTAAAATCAGTTTATCGCTATGCATTACCGATTTTAAGGCATAACCGCCAGCAGGCGACGCTATTTATTATTTCTTCACGCATCAAAACGCAGCCACAAAAATGGTCGGCGGATACCCTGCAATTTATGAGTAAGCAAGAAATCAAAGATAGTCGAGACGTTTTTAACATCCAATCTCATACTCACTTTTTACATCGTTTAGATAACCATAATTCGCCCATTTTGTTTAGCCGGAAAGAACACACGATCATGTTGGATTTTAAGCGGTCGATGAAAATTTTGAGTCGCTTTGAACCTAAACAGCGCTATTTAGCCTATCCGTTTGGTGGTTATAACGCCTCCGCGATGGAGGCAGGAAGGGAAGCCGGTTTGCACTTGGCGCTGACAACTATTCAAGGAAAAGTCAAATTGGGGGATAACCCATTTGCGCTTAAACGTTTGTATGCTTTTCGGAGTGACCCATTAGAGAAATTTGCTCAGATGGTAGGAAATAGTGAAAAAAGCGTCGTAAATCAAAATATTATTATTGATAGGTAA
- the exuR gene encoding transcriptional regulator ExuR has product MSSQESEPRLYQQVAALVKERIENDEYPVGTKLPAERLLADEMKVSRTVIREAIIMLEVEGYVDVRKGSGIHVISNRSNNSVNTETGLEFSRCGPFELLQARQLIESHIAEFAATQATKEDILKLVDIQKHARKEDRFRDSTWDLAFHMQIAASTHNSAMVVIVEQMWSQRLRNPYWLKLHEHIDNRSIESWCDEHDQILQALARRDPKGARQAMWQHLENTKKMLFNATSDDFEFTMDRYFFADSPTMDDNS; this is encoded by the coding sequence ATGAGCTCACAAGAGAGTGAACCGCGCCTATACCAACAAGTTGCGGCTCTGGTCAAAGAACGTATCGAAAATGACGAATACCCAGTTGGCACCAAATTGCCTGCGGAACGGTTACTTGCTGACGAAATGAAGGTGAGCCGTACGGTGATCCGTGAAGCCATCATTATGCTAGAAGTCGAAGGTTATGTGGATGTGCGCAAGGGATCTGGTATACATGTTATTAGTAACCGGTCCAATAACTCAGTCAATACAGAAACAGGATTAGAATTTAGCCGTTGTGGGCCATTTGAGCTATTACAAGCAAGGCAACTGATTGAAAGTCACATCGCTGAGTTCGCAGCAACCCAAGCCACCAAAGAAGATATTCTAAAACTGGTTGATATTCAAAAGCATGCTCGCAAAGAGGATCGTTTTCGTGATTCAACATGGGATCTCGCCTTTCACATGCAAATTGCCGCGTCGACCCATAACAGTGCGATGGTGGTGATCGTTGAGCAAATGTGGAGCCAACGCTTACGTAATCCTTACTGGCTCAAGCTTCACGAGCACATTGATAACCGTTCGATTGAGAGCTGGTGTGATGAGCATGACCAAATTTTGCAGGCACTAGCGCGTCGAGACCCGAAAGGGGCACGGCAAGCTATGTGGCAACATTTGGAAAATACCAAAAAAATGTTATTCAATGCGACCAGTGATGACTTCGAATTCACCATGGATCGCTATTTCTTCGCAGATAGCCCAACCATGGATGATAACAGCTAG
- a CDS encoding UxaA family hydrolase has translation MIKDIIKIHPNDNVAITLVNRQAGETISVAEQSVTLKQDVDRGHKIALAPIQTGKNIVKYGAPIGHATTTITAGEHVHTHNTATNLSALNEYEYRPEHNTIAVTRPNPDVQIYRRANGDVAIRNEIWVIPTVGCVNALARKMIERFNKQHNGASDIDGVYLYNHTLGCSQLGDDHLTTRTILQDMVKHPNAGGVLVIGLGCENNQVAAFKETLGDYDDERVKFMVCQQLDDEIEAGVEHLNALYQFVQQNKREAGKLSEVKFGLECGGSDGLSGITANPLLGCFSDFLVSHNGTTVLTEVPEMFGAEQILMNHCHDEQTFEKTVNMINDFKQYFIAHDQPIYENPSPGNKAGGISTLEEKSLGCTQKAGTSQVMDVLKYGERLTTPGFNLLSAPGNDAIATSALGAAGCHMVLFTTGRGTPYGGFVPTMKIATNNELAAKKPHWIDFNAGALLTGKSMDQLLDDFIQLVVKTVNGEHTKNEINDFRELAIFKMGVTL, from the coding sequence ATGATAAAAGATATAATTAAAATACATCCCAATGACAATGTCGCCATTACTTTAGTTAACCGACAAGCAGGGGAAACCATTAGTGTTGCAGAGCAATCAGTGACATTAAAACAAGATGTTGACCGAGGGCATAAAATCGCCCTAGCTCCGATTCAAACTGGCAAAAATATTGTTAAATATGGCGCTCCCATCGGCCATGCAACGACGACCATAACGGCAGGCGAGCATGTTCATACTCATAATACCGCCACCAATTTAAGTGCTTTAAACGAATATGAATACCGCCCTGAACACAACACAATTGCCGTTACACGACCAAATCCAGACGTGCAAATCTATCGCCGAGCAAACGGTGATGTGGCTATCCGTAATGAAATTTGGGTGATCCCAACAGTCGGCTGTGTTAATGCGCTGGCGAGAAAAATGATCGAACGCTTTAATAAACAACACAATGGTGCTTCTGATATTGATGGTGTATATCTTTATAACCATACTTTAGGCTGTTCCCAGCTCGGTGATGACCATTTAACAACCCGTACTATTTTACAAGATATGGTTAAGCACCCTAACGCAGGTGGCGTACTCGTCATCGGTTTAGGCTGTGAAAACAATCAAGTCGCCGCTTTTAAAGAAACACTAGGTGACTATGATGATGAACGCGTCAAATTTATGGTTTGCCAACAATTAGATGATGAAATTGAAGCCGGTGTAGAGCACCTTAATGCACTTTATCAATTCGTCCAACAGAACAAACGCGAGGCGGGTAAGCTGAGCGAAGTGAAATTTGGCCTTGAATGTGGTGGCTCTGATGGGCTTTCAGGGATCACAGCTAACCCATTGCTAGGCTGTTTTTCTGATTTTTTAGTCAGCCATAACGGAACCACGGTGTTAACCGAAGTCCCTGAAATGTTTGGCGCTGAACAAATTCTAATGAACCACTGCCATGATGAACAGACGTTTGAAAAAACGGTCAATATGATCAATGACTTTAAACAGTATTTTATTGCTCATGACCAGCCAATTTATGAAAACCCATCTCCAGGCAATAAAGCTGGAGGAATTTCGACACTTGAAGAAAAATCCCTCGGCTGCACACAAAAGGCGGGTACTAGCCAAGTCATGGATGTTTTAAAATATGGAGAGCGCCTGACAACCCCAGGGTTCAATTTGTTAAGCGCACCGGGTAATGACGCCATTGCCACCAGTGCCTTAGGCGCAGCTGGCTGCCATATGGTGTTATTTACAACGGGTCGCGGCACACCATACGGTGGTTTTGTTCCCACCATGAAAATTGCGACCAATAATGAGTTAGCTGCTAAAAAACCCCATTGGATTGATTTTAATGCAGGCGCCTTATTAACAGGAAAATCCATGGATCAATTATTAGATGACTTCATTCAGCTTGTTGTCAAAACCGTTAATGGTGAACACACTAAAAATGAAATCAATGATTTCCGTGAATTAGCGATTTTTAAAATGGGCGTCACACTTTAA
- the araD gene encoding L-ribulose-5-phosphate 4-epimerase, which translates to MLEQLKQQVFEANLALPKHNLVTFTWGNVSGIDREAGLMVIKPSGVDYETMKAEDMVVVSLESGKVVEGKYRPSSDTDTHLALYQAFPEIGGIVHTHSRHATIWAQAGQPLSALGTTHADYFYGEIPCTRKMTANEIEGDYERETGHVIIETFKEKGISAKDIPAVLVNSHGPFAWGSNPDNAVHNAVVLEEIAYMNLFTRQLSSQIGSMQQVLLDKHYLRKHGKNAYYGQK; encoded by the coding sequence ATGTTAGAACAATTGAAACAACAAGTCTTTGAAGCAAACCTTGCCTTACCCAAACATAACCTAGTGACCTTTACTTGGGGGAATGTGAGTGGTATTGACCGCGAAGCTGGGTTAATGGTGATAAAACCTTCTGGCGTTGACTATGAAACCATGAAAGCAGAGGACATGGTGGTGGTCTCGTTGGAAAGCGGAAAAGTGGTAGAAGGGAAATATCGACCTTCTTCAGATACCGACACGCACTTGGCGCTGTACCAAGCATTCCCTGAAATTGGCGGTATTGTCCATACTCACTCTCGCCACGCCACTATTTGGGCTCAAGCAGGGCAACCACTGAGCGCCTTGGGGACAACCCATGCCGATTATTTCTACGGTGAAATCCCTTGTACCCGTAAAATGACAGCAAATGAAATTGAAGGCGATTATGAAAGAGAAACAGGTCATGTGATCATTGAAACTTTTAAAGAAAAAGGGATTTCAGCGAAAGACATTCCTGCTGTATTAGTGAATAGCCATGGTCCATTCGCGTGGGGAAGCAACCCTGATAATGCGGTACATAATGCGGTCGTCTTAGAAGAAATTGCCTATATGAATTTATTTACCCGTCAATTAAGTTCACAAATAGGTTCAATGCAACAAGTATTATTAGATAAACACTATTTACGTAAGCATGGTAAAAATGCGTATTACGGGCAAAAATAA
- a CDS encoding DeoR/GlpR family DNA-binding transcription regulator, with protein MLQAERHKLICSHVSQNGSALVRDLAQLCLVSQETIRRDLTALERENRIIRSFGGAVAIDQEEMPMVNVMPSSVKLSQMVDGAESFRKRTEEHPDAKMKISKAALKLIQPGDCIMLDNSSTCWFLARQIPDIDITVVTNSVKIIQALACRDRVRVIGIGGEYSERHDDFHGPIAESIIRSFQIKTLFLSCQGFNIENGIRDGSEINSKLKNIMLQVSENKVLLADNSKLGKYAFSQVCTFDDIDVLITNKLNDNNFQKQFSNLKIIECDK; from the coding sequence ATGTTACAAGCCGAACGCCATAAATTAATTTGTTCTCATGTTTCGCAGAATGGCTCGGCGCTAGTGCGTGATTTAGCTCAATTATGTCTCGTTTCTCAAGAAACTATCCGTCGTGATTTAACGGCTCTTGAACGTGAAAATAGGATCATCCGTAGCTTTGGGGGCGCGGTTGCCATCGACCAAGAAGAAATGCCGATGGTGAATGTGATGCCTTCTTCGGTCAAGCTCAGCCAAATGGTGGATGGCGCAGAGTCTTTTCGCAAAAGAACCGAAGAGCACCCTGATGCCAAGATGAAGATTTCGAAGGCTGCACTAAAATTAATTCAGCCTGGTGACTGTATTATGTTAGATAACAGCAGTACTTGCTGGTTTCTCGCACGGCAAATACCTGATATCGACATTACGGTAGTGACAAACTCGGTTAAAATTATTCAAGCGCTGGCCTGCCGTGACCGAGTACGTGTCATTGGTATAGGTGGGGAGTATTCAGAACGTCATGATGATTTTCATGGCCCAATTGCAGAAAGTATTATTCGTAGCTTTCAGATAAAAACCTTATTTCTTTCATGCCAAGGGTTTAATATCGAAAATGGTATTCGTGATGGCAGTGAAATAAACTCAAAATTAAAAAATATTATGTTACAGGTTTCTGAAAATAAAGTTTTGCTCGCGGATAATAGTAAATTAGGAAAGTATGCATTTAGTCAGGTTTGTACATTTGATGATATTGACGTATTAATCACAAATAAACTCAATGATAATAATTTTCAAAAACAATTCTCTAATCTTAAAATTATCGAGTGCGACAAATAA